In bacterium, the sequence CTAAATGTAGTCTAAAAAATGAGGACGTAGATCTTGTTATTCCCCATCAGGCAAACTTAAGAATTATAAACGCTCTGGCACAAAGGCTAAATGCTCCTCTGGAAAAAGTATGGATAAATGTTACAAGATATGGAAACGTCTCAGGCGCTTCTGTACCAATAGCAATGGCTGAAGCAGCTGCTTCGGGAAAATTAAAAGATGGACAGATAATACTCATGGATGCTTTTGGCGCTGGTCTTACATGGGCATCAGCTATTATAAGGTGGTAGAATGAAGAAAATCGCATATGTATTTCCCGGACAAGGCTCCCAATATGTTGGAATGGCAAAAGACTTCTATCATAATTATTCGTGTGCCAGAAATATTTTCCAATGCGCAAATAAAATTCTCAAATATGATATTGCAGAATTATGTTTTGAAGGCCCTATAGAAAACCTGAGCGCTACAGAGAATTGTCAACCAGCAATACTTGCAGCGAGTATTGCCTGTTTGGTTGTGCTTGATGAACTTCTTAAAAGAGAATCTGTTTCTTCTGTTGCAGGCCACAGTTTGGGGGAATACTCTGCTTTGGTAGCTGCAAACGCATTGGATCTGGAATCCGCATTACTGCTTGTCAAAAAGAGAGGGCTTTTTATACAGGAAGCATCTCAGCAATATCCGGGAACAATGGCAGCGATTATCGGATTAGATGCAAAACAAGTAAAAAATATTTGCAAGATCTCCTATAAATATGGAATTGTACAGATTGCCAATTACAATTGTCCAGGACAAATTGTCATATCAGGTGAACATAAAGCTGTTGATAAAGCAATAGAGGAAGCCATTTCTACAGGAGCTCGAAAAACAATCAAACTAGCGGTGAGCGGTCCATTTCATTCCTGTCTAATGCAATCCGCAGAGGAGAAATTATGTGATGAACTGCAAAATTACAATATTAAAAATGCAAATCTTCCTATATATGCAAATGTTTCTGCAAAACCGATAACACAGCCCTCTGATATAAAAGAGGCATTGACTAAACAGATAACAGGTTCTGTACTATGGGAAGACTCAATTAAAAATATGATATCAGCAGGAATTAGTACATTTATCGAAATAGGACCAAAGAGAGTATTATCAGGACTTATCTCAAGGATTGATAAAAGCATTCAGATACTCAATATAGAAGATGAGAAAAGTCTGAATAAGACAAAAACCATCCTAAATAGTATGACGTGAGAGGAGAACAAAAATGAAGGTTGTTTTAAAACAAGATATTGACAAGTTAGGAAGCACAGGAGATATAGTGATAGTAGCAGACGGCTATGGCAGAAACTATCTATTACCACACGGATTAGCCCTTAAAGCAACTCCAGGTGCTGAGAAAATTGCAGAACAGATTAAAAAAGCTAAAGGGAGAAAAACGCAGGAGGAAAAAGCAGGATTTGAAGAGATAGCAAAAAAACTTTCTAGTTTATCTTTAACAATTCCTGTTCAAGTTGGAGAAGACGAAAAAATGTATGGCTCAGTCACTTCTATTGATATTGCAAACATGCTAAAGCAAGAAGGAGTAGAAATTGATAAGAAGAATATCTCATTAAAAGAGCCAATTAAAAAGCTGGGTATTTTCAATATTCAGATCAAACTTCATCCAGAAGTGACAGCAGAAGTAAAAATATGGGTAGTAAAGGCATAATTTGTTTATCGATAATGTTGTCATACATGTAAAAGCAGGAGACGGTGGTAATGGATGTGTAAGCTTTCGCAGAGAAAAATATGTTCCCAAAGGCGGTCCTGACGGAGGAGACGGAGGAAAAGGCGGAGACATCATTATTGAAGCTGTCCCCCATCAAAGAACTCTTATCAGTTTTCTTCATAAAAAACATATCAAAGCCAAACATGGCCAACATGGCAAAGGCAAAAAAATGTTTGGTAGAAACAGTCCTGACATCATATTAGAGGTACCTGTTGGAACAATTATAAAAGAGCATAACAGAACTATTGTAGATTTATGTCATCATGCTGATAGGGTCATAGTTGCGCGTGGTGGAAGAGG encodes:
- the rplI gene encoding 50S ribosomal protein L9 gives rise to the protein MKVVLKQDIDKLGSTGDIVIVADGYGRNYLLPHGLALKATPGAEKIAEQIKKAKGRKTQEEKAGFEEIAKKLSSLSLTIPVQVGEDEKMYGSVTSIDIANMLKQEGVEIDKKNISLKEPIKKLGIFNIQIKLHPEVTAEVKIWVVKA
- the fabD gene encoding ACP S-malonyltransferase, translated to MKKIAYVFPGQGSQYVGMAKDFYHNYSCARNIFQCANKILKYDIAELCFEGPIENLSATENCQPAILAASIACLVVLDELLKRESVSSVAGHSLGEYSALVAANALDLESALLLVKKRGLFIQEASQQYPGTMAAIIGLDAKQVKNICKISYKYGIVQIANYNCPGQIVISGEHKAVDKAIEEAISTGARKTIKLAVSGPFHSCLMQSAEEKLCDELQNYNIKNANLPIYANVSAKPITQPSDIKEALTKQITGSVLWEDSIKNMISAGISTFIEIGPKRVLSGLISRIDKSIQILNIEDEKSLNKTKTILNSMT